In Edaphobacter paludis, a single window of DNA contains:
- a CDS encoding DUF2130 domain-containing protein: MNSDELKSRIQKLATPALALEKKKLSQEFESRLGAEIEKAERAAQRLHERELRAATERARIAAKRDFDKQLMSARRDAENRMKRELAQSIKVKSAQNETKLAKLQSDRERDRLRYEAESARLQGKLDDLSRKLEKQSGEQHGSEAELDLFTNLRQAFPHDRIQRITRGVKGADILHEIVESTKVVGRVVYESKNTTTWQQGFIAQAKKYQTQYETPNVIVVSRVFPAKQKGFCIVKGIPVVATQMAVPLATVVREGIVEIARLRLSGTQSNEKSHELYEYIVGDKFCTRFREMAECIDSLRDFQQKERTWHENVWHTESTIHDRIASRHREVDAHIRTIVRGTPRYESSRLSAQSEPRRELGTGIRRTG, translated from the coding sequence TTGAACTCAGATGAACTGAAGTCCCGCATTCAGAAGCTAGCAACTCCAGCCCTTGCTCTTGAGAAGAAGAAGCTGAGCCAGGAGTTTGAGTCACGCTTGGGCGCTGAAATTGAAAAGGCAGAGCGCGCCGCACAACGTCTGCACGAACGCGAGCTTCGGGCAGCGACGGAGCGCGCCCGAATCGCAGCAAAGCGTGACTTTGATAAGCAGTTGATGAGTGCCCGTCGTGACGCCGAGAATCGTATGAAACGCGAACTGGCCCAAAGCATAAAAGTGAAAAGCGCTCAAAATGAGACCAAGCTAGCGAAGTTGCAAAGTGATCGAGAGCGTGATCGGTTGCGTTACGAGGCGGAATCTGCTCGTCTCCAAGGCAAACTGGACGATCTCTCCCGCAAACTCGAAAAGCAGAGCGGAGAGCAGCACGGATCAGAGGCGGAACTCGACCTTTTTACGAACCTTCGGCAGGCGTTCCCGCATGACCGTATTCAGCGCATCACTCGCGGTGTTAAAGGTGCCGACATCCTGCACGAAATAGTCGAGAGTACCAAGGTGGTTGGCAGGGTGGTATACGAGAGTAAGAACACGACGACTTGGCAGCAAGGCTTCATTGCGCAAGCAAAGAAGTATCAAACGCAATACGAAACGCCAAACGTAATTGTCGTGAGCAGGGTGTTCCCAGCGAAACAAAAGGGTTTTTGCATCGTGAAGGGAATCCCGGTCGTGGCGACCCAAATGGCTGTTCCGCTCGCCACGGTTGTCAGGGAGGGCATTGTCGAGATTGCCCGACTTCGACTGAGCGGCACCCAAAGCAATGAGAAGTCTCATGAACTCTACGAGTACATTGTTGGCGATAAGTTTTGCACGCGTTTCCGGGAGATGGCGGAGTGCATTGACAGCCTGCGAGATTTTCAGCAGAAAGAACGTACCTGGCACGAAAACGTGTGGCATACCGAATCGACGATCCATGACCGAATCGCGAGTCGCCACAGAGAAGTAGACGCGCACATAAGAACGATCGTTAGAGGTACTCCCCGCTACGAAAGCTCAAGACTATCCGCCCAATCGGAACCTAGGCGAGAACTTGGAACTGGCATCCGCAGGACAGGCTAA
- a CDS encoding DUF6088 family protein — translation MSNTASSIPAAIRDRISAPTQPRVWTPEDFADLGPRTAVDQALHRLVASRNLRRIARGFYDIPQANRLTGKPTYPNPRDVIDALARKGKVRIVVDGLTAANDLGLTDAVPARIGVLTDGRLRPITLGNLTLDFQSAAPSRLYWAGRPAMRFVQALHWLRDMLPSDDGSLRKRLVSILKDPDHGHAIQNDLRGGLSAMPEWMRIIVRDLLQQVSAGAPPSVKKAKPARRAPAPPPIIQKKRVLLSR, via the coding sequence TTGTCCAATACTGCATCCAGCATTCCAGCCGCCATCCGGGACCGCATCTCGGCCCCGACGCAGCCCCGCGTCTGGACCCCGGAGGACTTCGCCGATCTGGGGCCGCGCACCGCAGTCGATCAGGCTCTCCATCGGCTCGTTGCTTCCCGAAACCTGCGGCGAATTGCGCGCGGCTTCTACGACATCCCCCAAGCCAACCGGCTCACCGGAAAGCCTACCTATCCAAATCCTCGCGATGTGATCGACGCGCTCGCCCGCAAGGGCAAAGTTCGGATCGTGGTCGATGGCCTCACCGCCGCCAACGACCTTGGCCTCACCGACGCCGTTCCGGCGCGCATCGGAGTCCTCACTGATGGACGCCTGCGACCCATCACACTCGGCAACCTCACCCTCGACTTCCAGTCTGCCGCTCCCAGCCGCCTCTACTGGGCGGGCCGCCCCGCTATGCGCTTTGTGCAGGCGCTCCATTGGCTGCGCGATATGCTTCCGTCTGATGACGGAAGCCTTCGCAAGCGCCTTGTTTCTATCCTCAAAGACCCGGATCATGGACATGCCATCCAGAACGATTTGCGCGGAGGACTCTCGGCAATGCCGGAGTGGATGCGGATAATCGTGCGCGACCTGCTCCAGCAGGTTAGTGCTGGAGCGCCGCCGTCGGTAAAGAAAGCGAAGCCCGCCAGACGCGCACCAGCACCGCCCCCTATCATTCAGAAGAAGCGAGTTTTACTTAGCAGATGA
- a CDS encoding nucleotidyl transferase AbiEii/AbiGii toxin family protein gives MIKGFQTVLAASDEERRDLFVGAADRLRTNEQNIEKDFWVCWTLDALFNELEPGGPRLLFKGGTSLSKGYGLIERFSEDIDITVFREDIGQPTTFEELEAMSGKKRNARLEAIKAACQEYIQGPMLERLNVLLQQTLKTAGMNQNRARVESDPDDPDGQSLLLWYPTATADGNAYIRRAIKIESGAKSALDPHAPVVVKPYIADDLPNLNLAVGNVTTVDPSRTFWDKVIILHGLRRWWDRRGELKGGGQRVSRHYYDVYRLLASEAGLKATGDAEMAEDCVRHARMFFNRPDLDLASAVPGSFALTPHDGMLADLRRDYEAMSGMVFGPIPNVDAVVAAIEELEQRLNREH, from the coding sequence ATGATCAAGGGTTTTCAAACCGTACTAGCCGCGAGCGACGAAGAGCGCCGTGACCTTTTCGTGGGGGCCGCCGACCGGCTACGCACCAACGAGCAGAACATCGAGAAAGACTTCTGGGTCTGTTGGACACTCGATGCGCTCTTCAATGAACTAGAGCCCGGTGGCCCACGCCTGCTCTTTAAGGGTGGCACGTCGCTCTCAAAGGGCTATGGCTTGATCGAACGATTCTCCGAAGACATCGACATCACCGTCTTTCGGGAGGATATTGGACAGCCCACGACCTTCGAGGAACTGGAGGCTATGAGCGGGAAGAAGCGTAATGCCCGCCTGGAGGCCATCAAAGCAGCGTGTCAAGAGTACATCCAAGGCCCGATGCTGGAGCGGTTGAATGTGCTTTTACAGCAGACCCTAAAGACCGCAGGCATGAATCAAAATCGGGCGCGAGTGGAATCCGACCCCGATGACCCCGACGGTCAGAGCTTGTTGCTCTGGTATCCCACTGCTACCGCAGATGGAAATGCTTACATCCGTCGCGCCATCAAGATCGAATCGGGTGCGAAGTCGGCTCTCGATCCTCATGCACCAGTGGTCGTCAAGCCGTATATTGCAGACGACCTTCCGAATCTCAATTTGGCAGTCGGCAATGTCACCACTGTCGATCCCAGCCGTACCTTCTGGGATAAAGTCATCATCCTGCACGGCCTACGCAGGTGGTGGGACCGCCGTGGCGAGTTGAAGGGAGGAGGGCAGCGCGTCTCGCGTCACTACTACGATGTGTACCGGCTGTTGGCTTCGGAGGCTGGCCTGAAAGCAACTGGCGACGCGGAGATGGCTGAGGATTGTGTGCGACATGCGCGGATGTTTTTCAATCGGCCCGATCTGGACCTCGCCTCAGCCGTTCCCGGCAGCTTTGCCTTGACTCCTCACGACGGGATGCTCGCCGATCTACGGCGCGACTACGAAGCGATGTCTGGCATGGTCTTCGGCCCGATACCGAATGTGGATGCGGTTGTTGCGGCCATAGAGGAGTTGGAGCAGCGCCTCAACCGGGAACATTAA
- a CDS encoding DEAD/DEAH box helicase has translation MKMSLPASNSETSSFYLLDERIQRWIWSHGWTSLRAVQELAIPALLPAQEDVILAAATSAGKTEAAFFPILTRLLQQGTEPGFVLSISPLKALINDQTQRLTDLCELLDLPVLGWHGDVPASRKQKFLKAMLGVLIITPESLEALFVNKGTTIPALARAVRYIVVDELHSFIGTERGKQVQSLMTRIELAAGHTIPRVGLSATLGDKLLAAEFLRPGSGTMVRTIDAAGEGYDLKLIVKGYADEWLEEEVPDDEVGESSSDLNTDSQKQPQKQTVSVAKLAIAKYLYTQLRGTNNLVFPNSRSQVEYYADQLRRQCERNGVPNEFWTHHGSLSRELREESETALKAGVTAATAICTNTLELGIDIGNIKSVVQIGPPPSVASLRQRLGRSGRRPGESAILRCLSIEKKLTAKSSFSDQIREGLLQTTAMVRLLLESWVEPPRKGALHASTLVQQSLSVIAQKGGATAEELWTVLIKSKIFENISREEFASLLRELGARDILQQDSSGLLLPGVSGEKLINHYDFYSAFASGEEFRLLAEGRVLGSLPIDRPLTIGQCLIFGGRRWRVRDVDTKGKVVFVSADRGGSPPAFDGGAGSVNDRVRQEMRSVLAGSETLTFLDSKAVELLDEAKLYFHTRGLGQKQWFVEGNSLLVLTWRGDWTNDALALLLTAKGLATSNEGVALRVSSVDHLKLKAVLEEIAALPQISMEDLRLKPEHVIREKWDWVLPDSLRLASFASSVLDIKGAHTTAQELLTDN, from the coding sequence ATGAAGATGAGCTTGCCAGCTTCAAACTCTGAAACCAGCTCCTTCTACTTGCTTGATGAAAGAATCCAGCGATGGATTTGGTCACACGGCTGGACGAGCCTTCGAGCAGTACAGGAACTCGCCATTCCCGCACTTCTGCCCGCGCAGGAGGATGTAATACTTGCGGCCGCGACCTCAGCGGGAAAGACAGAAGCGGCATTCTTTCCAATCTTGACGCGGCTCTTGCAGCAAGGTACGGAGCCGGGTTTCGTCTTATCGATCAGCCCTCTTAAGGCGCTCATCAACGATCAAACGCAAAGGCTAACCGACCTCTGCGAATTGCTGGATTTGCCGGTACTTGGCTGGCATGGGGATGTGCCGGCCTCACGCAAGCAGAAGTTTCTGAAAGCGATGTTGGGAGTTCTCATCATTACGCCGGAATCCCTTGAGGCGCTATTCGTAAACAAGGGCACCACGATCCCCGCACTCGCCAGAGCAGTTCGCTATATTGTCGTCGATGAGCTGCATTCCTTCATCGGAACGGAGCGCGGCAAGCAAGTGCAATCACTCATGACACGGATTGAGCTTGCCGCAGGTCACACAATACCGCGAGTCGGCCTTTCGGCAACGCTGGGAGACAAGCTGTTGGCGGCTGAATTCCTGCGCCCTGGCAGCGGGACGATGGTCCGAACAATCGACGCAGCCGGCGAAGGCTATGATCTCAAACTCATCGTCAAAGGGTACGCGGATGAGTGGCTGGAAGAAGAGGTTCCAGACGATGAAGTGGGGGAGTCTTCCTCGGATCTCAACACCGATTCGCAAAAGCAGCCCCAGAAGCAAACCGTCAGCGTGGCGAAGCTGGCAATAGCGAAGTACCTCTACACCCAACTTCGAGGAACAAATAACCTTGTCTTCCCGAATAGCCGCTCACAGGTCGAATACTATGCGGATCAACTTCGGAGGCAGTGCGAACGAAACGGCGTTCCTAACGAGTTCTGGACGCATCATGGCAGCCTATCGCGGGAACTTCGCGAGGAATCAGAGACTGCTCTAAAGGCTGGCGTTACAGCCGCAACAGCTATTTGTACGAACACGCTTGAGCTCGGAATCGATATAGGAAATATCAAGAGCGTTGTTCAGATCGGTCCTCCGCCATCTGTTGCCAGCTTGCGTCAACGACTTGGAAGATCGGGTCGCAGGCCAGGAGAGTCGGCCATTCTACGTTGTCTCTCGATAGAGAAGAAGCTGACAGCAAAATCCTCATTCTCCGATCAGATTCGTGAGGGGCTGTTGCAAACTACTGCGATGGTTCGGCTCCTGCTGGAGTCTTGGGTTGAGCCTCCGCGAAAGGGAGCCTTACACGCATCAACCCTCGTCCAACAAAGTCTTTCAGTGATAGCACAGAAGGGTGGAGCGACAGCCGAGGAGCTTTGGACCGTCCTTATAAAGAGCAAGATATTCGAAAACATCTCCCGAGAAGAGTTCGCCAGCTTGCTCAGAGAGCTCGGTGCTCGTGACATTCTTCAACAAGACAGTTCAGGATTGTTGCTGCCAGGAGTGTCGGGTGAAAAGCTTATCAATCATTACGATTTCTACAGCGCGTTCGCTTCTGGAGAGGAGTTTCGGCTACTTGCTGAGGGGCGCGTCTTAGGGTCTTTACCAATTGATCGTCCTCTAACTATCGGTCAATGCCTTATATTCGGGGGGCGGCGCTGGCGCGTTCGAGATGTGGACACCAAGGGCAAAGTTGTTTTTGTCTCAGCCGATCGTGGCGGCAGTCCGCCAGCGTTTGATGGTGGTGCTGGCTCAGTCAATGACAGAGTGAGGCAGGAGATGCGAAGCGTCCTGGCAGGATCGGAAACCCTGACATTCTTAGACTCGAAGGCTGTCGAATTGCTAGACGAAGCAAAGCTATATTTCCATACACGCGGGCTTGGTCAGAAACAGTGGTTCGTGGAAGGCAATAGTCTCCTAGTCCTGACTTGGCGAGGGGATTGGACAAATGATGCGCTCGCCTTACTGCTGACGGCCAAGGGGCTTGCAACCTCAAACGAGGGCGTCGCTCTCCGAGTCTCGTCCGTCGATCATCTCAAGTTGAAGGCCGTACTTGAGGAAATTGCGGCTTTGCCTCAAATTTCTATGGAGGATTTGCGTCTCAAGCCGGAGCATGTGATCCGGGAGAAATGGGATTGGGTTTTGCCTGATTCGCTACGACTTGCTTCGTTTGCCTCTTCCGTTTTGGATATCAAAGGCGCACACACAACCGCACAAGAGTTGTTGACTGACAACTAA
- a CDS encoding ATP-binding protein yields MALIRPRERDAVLQSLHAGVVPRIGQHLIQVGRAQELRSLITDIDRIADGGSTFRLVIGEYGAGKTFFLNLVRSIALEKKLVTMHADLNPDRRLHASGGQARSLYAELTRNTATRTKPEGGALAGILEKFIAQAKEEAGLLGSTTERVVRRQTEQLAEMVNGYDFADVVLAYWKGFEEGNDQLKADAVRWMRGEFTTKTDARAALGIRSIVDDASVYDQLKLLARFVRLAGYSGLLVCLDEMVNLYKLANTQARTANYEQILRILNDSLQGSAVGLGFVFGGTPDFLLDTRRGLYSYTALQSRLAQNSFARDGLADFSGPVIRLAALTPEDFYVLLEKLRNVFAYGDPDKYLLPDEAIPAFMQHCSQRLGNSYFRTPRTTITSFIDLLTILQENPQVRWEDLIQKIDVAPDHGGDSDKLVGDEDELASFKL; encoded by the coding sequence ATGGCCCTCATTCGACCACGAGAACGCGATGCTGTCCTTCAGTCTTTACATGCGGGCGTCGTCCCGCGCATCGGTCAGCACCTGATTCAAGTCGGTCGTGCCCAAGAGCTCCGCTCTCTGATTACCGATATTGATCGAATAGCAGATGGAGGCTCGACCTTCCGCTTAGTCATCGGGGAATACGGCGCAGGCAAAACCTTCTTCCTAAACCTCGTTCGTTCAATCGCTCTTGAAAAGAAACTCGTCACCATGCACGCTGATTTGAATCCTGATCGGAGACTACACGCCTCTGGTGGGCAAGCGAGATCGTTGTATGCCGAACTGACACGGAATACTGCCACGCGCACAAAACCGGAAGGTGGTGCGCTGGCTGGTATTCTTGAGAAGTTCATCGCCCAAGCCAAAGAAGAGGCTGGATTACTGGGTTCCACCACCGAGCGAGTCGTCCGACGACAAACCGAGCAGCTTGCGGAGATGGTGAACGGGTACGATTTCGCCGATGTCGTTCTGGCCTACTGGAAGGGTTTTGAAGAAGGTAATGACCAACTCAAGGCTGACGCCGTCCGCTGGATGCGTGGTGAGTTTACGACTAAGACCGACGCTCGTGCAGCTCTCGGTATCCGTTCGATTGTGGACGATGCTTCTGTCTACGATCAACTAAAGCTCCTTGCACGGTTTGTCCGTCTCGCAGGGTATAGCGGGCTGCTCGTTTGCCTGGATGAAATGGTCAACCTCTATAAGCTAGCGAACACGCAAGCGCGTACTGCGAATTATGAGCAGATTCTTCGCATTCTGAATGACTCATTGCAGGGCTCAGCCGTTGGTCTCGGCTTTGTTTTTGGAGGAACTCCTGACTTCCTGCTCGACACTAGACGCGGTCTGTACAGCTACACGGCATTGCAGTCCCGTTTGGCGCAAAACTCCTTTGCACGGGATGGCCTTGCGGATTTCTCTGGCCCCGTAATTCGTCTGGCTGCTCTTACGCCTGAAGACTTCTATGTCCTGCTCGAAAAGCTCCGTAACGTGTTCGCATACGGAGATCCAGACAAGTATCTTCTGCCGGATGAAGCCATTCCAGCGTTTATGCAGCATTGCAGCCAAAGACTTGGCAATAGCTATTTTCGAACGCCACGAACCACGATCACGTCCTTCATCGATTTACTGACAATCCTGCAGGAAAACCCACAGGTGCGGTGGGAGGATTTGATTCAGAAGATCGACGTTGCGCCGGACCACGGCGGCGATTCGGACAAACTGGTTGGAGATGAAGATGAGCTTGCCAGCTTCAAACTCTGA
- a CDS encoding TerB N-terminal domain-containing protein has translation MILLLPIVLFVAAGIFIAHKFSPASGARKRATKAVATLQILDTELRSQHQDIQNSISQAATSFIQEVRAARLRSIPLDELKKHEGGLRLQALKDSGVRTLADIQGWNENRISQVKGVGPKSASSIARLVYKLSSASNALPIPSPTPPFALDRERILLQAIYRDCWFEIHLSPHRKEFDNTTRLFEERLSQVVATTTFSRWLWSFGANETVRSGIAAAETICSDLEGDGSAAKLRGEISTVLATCRNVCSNRVEPELVLADYRTRKPLYEWTLAKHLGNSGQLGERPAMATLMTTSPATDGDVVHVEFGRVLSGAAPVLQTPSELPPNSPSPAKRMADEETLDIPEQPKTSFANGLRVEVSNAALPKAIEEPIQQSLGRSDNATTESLTAFRVGAAQPSVPAQFILPANTPKTSKRVRWMKKGEAIIVQGIPITRGLLYFRDEPSGGEQWAINPNLKVRRSDQSSEESPGYYYSYFGLTPEQRFHYLKWLSEGASSNDDPGFGLLYLGGLERRITQALAGHETFSTPEEREDILSEVSRLANLFQGSRGSVTHSARRLLEFIKAYGLSGSSLPKLPELWERGYELPPSLLYGLGYLIQAKEPIPLDWALRWAYLEPTFYLRTPATRCRSEYEAAFAYVYKERYGTGLVISPNKTILKINYQPMSYSSGLTGIECKFTGIPDVRALTAPQQSLREIVEQSTAMVDSYSRFLGRNTSKAGSLEAYLTLPLVLWPENAKQRLQEIQTTIAEKLQPVPYKEFLHQLGCEEELSSGRTTELVKSLSNVSLGFEPDVLAGAKRPRPSDTVVLFTLSTSDDTDRTTPTYKKASLTIALAATVALADGHASDLEMEAVDQMISRWGHLHLDLRARLRAQYRFQVHQPSSLASLKTRLTGLTTEDRTDLALSMSALANVDGVVSPEEVKLLEQVYRTLELEPQMLYSHLHGGAAKQWQPTPLSSPSDTSAKSSAFLDAKRIIELRQETDAVTELLAGVFVEEETDTLAPEETLEMRKEDKSLVVGIRLPGLDTAHDKFLSLLLTNSVWSRADLLRAASESQIMLDGALERINEAALDFSGEVLIEGDDPLYVQQSALENAQ, from the coding sequence ATGATCTTGCTCCTGCCAATCGTTCTGTTCGTCGCTGCGGGGATCTTTATCGCACACAAGTTCTCCCCTGCCTCGGGAGCAAGGAAGCGTGCGACCAAAGCCGTTGCCACACTTCAAATACTTGATACGGAACTGCGGTCGCAACATCAGGACATCCAAAATTCGATTTCCCAAGCGGCAACAAGCTTCATTCAAGAGGTTCGGGCTGCAAGACTCCGCAGCATTCCCCTTGATGAATTGAAGAAACATGAGGGAGGACTACGCCTCCAAGCACTCAAGGATTCAGGTGTCCGAACGCTGGCCGATATCCAGGGATGGAACGAAAACCGAATCTCGCAGGTGAAAGGCGTCGGGCCGAAATCGGCAAGTTCCATAGCCCGCCTTGTATACAAACTTAGTTCCGCGTCCAACGCCCTCCCCATCCCCTCGCCAACGCCTCCCTTTGCACTGGATCGTGAGCGCATTCTTCTGCAAGCAATCTATCGAGACTGCTGGTTTGAAATCCATCTATCACCACATCGCAAGGAATTCGACAACACGACTAGGCTCTTTGAGGAGCGGCTGTCCCAAGTAGTCGCAACAACGACTTTCTCGCGTTGGCTCTGGAGCTTCGGAGCTAACGAGACTGTCAGAAGTGGCATCGCGGCGGCAGAAACCATTTGCAGCGATCTGGAAGGCGATGGTTCTGCGGCCAAACTCCGTGGCGAAATTTCAACGGTCTTGGCAACTTGCCGAAACGTCTGCTCCAATCGTGTTGAACCTGAGCTAGTCCTCGCGGATTACAGAACAAGGAAACCGCTTTACGAGTGGACACTAGCTAAACACCTGGGAAACTCGGGGCAACTGGGCGAACGTCCTGCGATGGCAACTCTTATGACAACATCACCGGCCACAGACGGAGATGTTGTTCACGTTGAGTTCGGACGAGTGTTGAGTGGTGCGGCACCAGTTTTGCAAACACCTTCGGAACTCCCGCCCAACTCGCCTAGCCCGGCAAAACGAATGGCAGATGAAGAAACACTGGATATACCCGAGCAGCCAAAGACTTCATTCGCCAATGGACTCCGCGTCGAAGTATCGAATGCAGCTTTGCCGAAGGCAATCGAAGAGCCTATTCAACAGTCGCTGGGTCGGTCCGACAATGCTACTACCGAATCTCTGACGGCCTTTAGGGTAGGTGCCGCCCAACCATCAGTACCGGCTCAGTTTATCCTTCCCGCCAATACGCCGAAGACATCAAAGCGTGTCCGCTGGATGAAAAAGGGCGAGGCAATCATTGTCCAGGGAATTCCAATTACTAGGGGTTTGCTGTACTTCAGAGACGAACCCTCTGGAGGCGAGCAGTGGGCGATCAATCCCAATCTAAAAGTAAGAAGAAGCGATCAATCCTCAGAAGAATCCCCTGGCTACTACTACAGCTATTTTGGCCTTACCCCCGAACAAAGATTCCACTATTTGAAGTGGCTTTCGGAGGGAGCATCAAGCAACGATGATCCGGGATTCGGTCTTTTGTACTTAGGAGGTCTGGAACGTCGTATCACCCAAGCTCTCGCGGGGCACGAGACCTTCTCCACTCCAGAGGAGCGAGAGGATATTCTGAGTGAGGTTTCGCGTCTAGCCAATCTCTTTCAAGGCAGCCGGGGATCGGTTACTCATTCAGCTCGCCGCCTGCTTGAATTCATAAAGGCATACGGCCTGTCCGGTTCTTCGCTCCCCAAGCTCCCGGAATTGTGGGAGCGTGGATACGAACTGCCCCCCTCACTGCTTTATGGATTGGGTTATTTGATTCAAGCCAAGGAACCGATTCCATTGGATTGGGCACTTCGCTGGGCTTATCTTGAGCCGACCTTTTACCTGCGGACACCCGCCACACGATGCAGAAGCGAATATGAAGCGGCATTTGCTTACGTCTACAAGGAGCGTTACGGGACAGGTCTCGTCATATCTCCAAACAAAACCATCTTGAAGATCAACTATCAGCCGATGTCCTACTCGTCAGGCCTGACTGGAATCGAATGTAAATTTACCGGAATACCAGACGTGCGAGCTTTGACCGCTCCACAACAGTCTCTACGAGAGATCGTTGAACAGAGTACGGCGATGGTGGATTCCTACAGTCGCTTTCTTGGTAGAAATACTTCCAAGGCTGGTTCATTGGAGGCGTACCTAACGCTTCCACTTGTTCTCTGGCCGGAGAATGCAAAGCAACGCTTGCAAGAGATTCAAACAACGATCGCGGAGAAGCTGCAACCGGTTCCGTATAAAGAGTTTCTCCACCAGCTCGGATGTGAAGAAGAGTTGTCGTCAGGCAGAACCACAGAGCTGGTGAAGAGTCTATCGAATGTATCCCTCGGGTTTGAACCTGATGTATTGGCGGGCGCGAAGCGTCCACGCCCGTCCGATACTGTCGTTCTCTTCACACTGTCTACAAGTGACGATACTGACCGAACGACTCCCACATACAAGAAGGCTTCTCTCACTATTGCCCTCGCTGCGACCGTCGCCCTTGCGGATGGCCACGCTTCCGACTTGGAAATGGAAGCCGTCGATCAAATGATTTCGCGGTGGGGCCATCTTCACCTCGACCTAAGAGCGCGGCTACGGGCCCAATATCGATTTCAGGTTCATCAGCCAAGCTCTCTCGCTAGCCTTAAGACACGCCTTACCGGTTTGACAACAGAAGACCGTACAGACTTGGCGCTGTCTATGTCGGCTCTCGCAAATGTAGATGGAGTCGTCTCCCCGGAAGAGGTCAAGCTGCTAGAACAGGTCTATCGCACTCTGGAGTTGGAGCCCCAAATGCTGTACAGCCATCTTCATGGCGGTGCTGCGAAGCAATGGCAGCCGACACCGCTGAGTTCCCCTTCGGACACATCGGCGAAGTCTTCCGCATTTCTTGACGCAAAGCGGATTATCGAGTTGCGGCAGGAAACGGACGCAGTGACGGAGCTGTTAGCAGGCGTCTTCGTTGAGGAAGAGACCGATACACTTGCCCCAGAAGAGACGCTAGAGATGCGCAAAGAAGACAAATCGCTAGTGGTCGGCATCAGATTGCCCGGGCTAGATACGGCTCACGACAAGTTTCTGTCGCTACTTTTGACAAACTCAGTGTGGTCAAGAGCAGACCTGCTTCGCGCCGCGTCGGAAAGTCAGATTATGCTGGATGGAGCCCTCGAACGGATTAATGAAGCTGCCTTGGATTTTTCGGGCGAAGTCCTGATTGAAGGCGACGATCCGCTCTACGTACAACAATCTGCCTTGGAGAACGCCCAATAA